GAGAAAAATGTATAACCTGAATCCTAActgtacaatttaaaatttataaatgattttgaaatattcGGCACATTACTTTACtatcttattttaaattgaaaaattcagaaatatttattaagtgcttactatgtataAATTGCAGTAGTACTGTTCGAAGTCATTGTAGTGTTGGTAAGCATCTTAGTCAGGGTCAAATTCTAACATACTAGTTACTAGCTACCTAGTCTTGTCAATTTACCTCTTGTGCCACTGTGGAAATATTAATAGGACCATATCATAGGGTCTTTAtgtgaattaaatttaaaaatccttttaaagTCTTACAACAATTACTAGCACATTGTAATGACTGTTTTCAATTATTGCTATTACTCTTgccatcattaaaaattaaattattaggTACAAGATGGGAAAGTTCAGACCCTGATTTCATTGAGTTAATATGATAAAAATACCAACAAtttaaaagacaaacacaaaattcCCAAAAAACAGAACGAAAAACCCTCCGACTGTCTATGAAAAGAGAATCAAATGATCTGGCAAAGTTAGGTATTGGGAGTGTAGTGGGATGACTTGGGGTGTGGAATTACATTGGAGGAAAGACAATATAATGAGGAGAAACAGCGGAAATGGAGACATTTAAGTTTGACCTGTAGATGTTAAGAAAAAGCTGGATACCTTCAATACTAATAATTAATTAGCCTTGGAAATGGAAGCAGAggaagtctcaataaatatagTGAAGGCACTAGGGTTTATTCCTTGTAAAGAAAGTAATCAGGCTACTTTTAGAATTCATATAATTGACTATGAAACCTGCTGTTGATATTTAACATTATATATTTGAAGTGATCTAAGATAACGTATTTAAAAAGCCACACTTGAAAAGCCAAagcaataggaaattaaaatCACCAGAGTTTATTTTGACTAGCCTGTCCAAGAATTACCATAGGGATTGCCATTGAGATCACACCAAGGTCCTTTCAGTGCCTTTAAATACTCCTCCTGACTTTCAGTGCAGCTTCTGTAAGAGTCCCCAACTCCTGTGCAGGGAGGGACTTAGGCCTGGCTGCTCACTATTGCatcaaagggaaaagagagaaaggccaGAGGCATTTGACATTTTCCCTGCAGTTTTGTGATATAATTCTCATTCTCATTCTGAGTATACACGgagttagtttttaaaatatatttattttaaatataatttaaaagttagGGACAAGGCATGAGACTTTTGTcattgcttttttcccctaagagattttcttattatttttatttgtaatagatttttttttttcatttgctgtcATGAGTTCAAGAAGACAAGGATATCCCTTAAAATACTGACTGGAACTGCCTGATACTAAATATGTGAGTTCTTaggtttttgtttccttttttaaaaatttttgcatgTTGGAGCCTATGTGAAGTTATCTCTTTGAAAAGATGTAGAATCATCTATccttatttgcttattatttaaggaaattatttttccatgaacatgtattataaaaatatatctgcTTGGtaactatttattttataaccttTATTGCCTTCTAATTCATGTCACAATTTGCATTTTGGTAGTTTACAAAACAGCTTGaggaactttgttttttttttttaaaagattttatttttttcctttttctccccaaagccccccagtacatagttgtatattcttcgttgtgggtccttctagttgtggcatgtgggatgctgcctcagcgtggtttgatgagcagtgccatgtccgtgcccaggatttgaaccaacgaaacactgggccacctgcagcagagcacacaaacttaaccactcggccacggggccagccccaggaacttTGTTTTAATAGAAAATGAACAATGGGAATGGTCTCTTGAAATCCTGTTCCTAACTTGGGATTGTTAGATGCTGGTACAGGAGGCTAAGAGAAATTGTGAAATGTTTGTACTCTACTTAGGCTAGAAAAGCAATGATAAAAAACCATGAaagtttgaaaaagataaaataatggaATAAGACAAGCAATAAGCAGAATAAAGATAGTAAGAAAATTATGGAATTGATAACTTATCATTTTGATAAATTAATTGATAAATCATGTGATTAAAAATTAGTTCTTTGCAGCTGGAGGAATCCATGAAAATacaattcttccttttcttaagaTGAAATAGATACCCATAGAATTTGAGAGACTTTTTCCTAAATCACATAATCAGGGAGTGGCCAATCAGGACCAGAACTTTCACTTTTTGCCTCAGTGTGTCATAGGTCTGTAATACTTTGCAAAAATCCATGATATTTGAAATGGATAGGAGtagtatagaaggaaatttcagTGGCCGCAGTTGGAGAAGTTTAAATTATATAATGAATGGCTGTTTCTTTAACAAAGGTAGATCATATGtgtattattaaaattgaaaaaaaaaacagagaagtacAAAATTACCTAAGTAAAATATAGGgatcaaataattattttcttgaagGGTTTGATTCAGTTATTCTTAAGTATAAAAGAGAGATTATCTTTTGTAGGATACTAGAAGTCTTCATAAATGAATTTTTACCTTGATTTCACTTCTCCTACCTGAGAAATGGGAAATCCTATTACCTACCCCATGTCCTGGTAGAAGTCTAGGATTTTCAGCAGTGATTAGTGTCAAAATACTTACCATATCTGTAGAAATCTATATTCAGTGGAGCTTTAAACTCACTGGAGGAAATTTAGTCCCTGAACTCCACTTGTCTTAGAAATGGtgaaacatttatagaatattaatctttttacaatttctaataaagaaattaatatcTAGTTAATTTTTGCAATGCATTAGATGCACATATCTGTGCCTTAATGTTGTATACTGATCTTTAATTTTGATTCTCAGAAGAATCATAtgtggtaggtactattatcatcagtagtttacagatggaaaaaaacaaggctcagagagtAAGTAGCTTGCCTAAGATTATCAACAGTGAGGTAGTGGACCATATATTGGAGTCAACTTACTAAAACTCAAGCACTCTCATCCACCAATTATAACTTGTCTCCTTTGAAGATACCATTGACGATTTGACAATTTTAATTTAGGAACTAGAGACTAGTCAGTCCTGTTTCCTAAGAAACATTTTCTGTGAGACTACAGAAACCAAGATGATCCTGAAAATGAGGGGTTGAgtattttttcccctgttttcttcctttttagagGTTGTGGTAAAGCAGGATGAACATTGTGTCCTGACTATCCCTTTTATGATGCTGTCCAGTGTAGATTTTATTAATGAACTTGTTGCAGCAGAGGTGACGATTTCAGATAATAAGTTTTAAATATGGCATTTCTATTGAGTCCATACATATCAGAGGCTGTTATCCTTTCGTGTAGCAGATCGTGATTGTTCAGCATCCTCTgttacaaatttattgtttctttccatTAAAGCTATAATAAGAGCCAGTATTAGTTCAGCAAAATAAGGCCatgaaaaagagcaaattatAAACTTGAGTCTTTAATAATAACAGCTGTTAGATTTAACAGATCATCTTGGCATTTATTTAAATCCTATCAGAATTATGAAAGTACAACTAgatttttaaagcagatataaaaATCAAATCCAGAGATAGGTGTAAAAAACCACTCTGATTTTGGTATAAATGTAGATGCAGAGATAGATGAGTTTTCTATTTCAGATATATCAAATATTTcctcctggaggagtgggggtggggggtaagaAATCTATGTGTCTAGTTATGGTTACATTTTTTACTGCAATTGACAACTTATAATTCTTGGAGAATAGCATCTATGTCTACATTTACTAAAGTAATAGAGGAAACAACGTGGTAAGTTATATGAGTTGACTGAATTCCAGTAAAGGATtatggtttatattttattttgtttaatttcattcattataTGCTATATTCTTCTTAAACCGTATTACAAAGTAATTAgttttaaattaactttaattaCAGAAGTAATACTGAATATAATCAGtttaataaagaaatcaaaatattgtGCAGCACTAAAATCCCCTTTGACCGTCACCCCTTTTGTCTCTGAGAAGCAAATCTTTTCTTCTACACATTTTCCTATTAATTTATAAGCACAGAGGTTCTCATGGAAACTACATGATGTTCTGTGggtgtgatttttttaaacacaagtTATTTTACTGTTATTATCTTTGCacactttattatatttttacttgaaaatatatCAATGATTTGTATCATAGTAGATGTGTCATATGGATCCAACAGTTAAATTTCTGCCTAGTTTTCCATAACGAGAACATATCACACACTATTTCCATCCTATGGGCAGGAATTTAGatcatttccattttccaaatttgaatgTCTGCAatcaatatatttttgtatgcttTCTGTGGTAGTTTCACTGGGTCACTGACAAAAATGTTATATGAACAGgctttttcattgtatttttatgAATCTGATGAGTAggaatagtatctcattgttttttaatCCGATTCTGATGAGGTTGAGCATATTCATATATGTTTTTTGCTActtattaatttcctttctttgtttcgcCTAGTCAAATGTTTTGCTCTTTTAGAAAACTGAGTtacttatttttacattattgatttgtaggatttATATTTACTCTcaatttgttactttttaaaatactttcttcatATGGAATTTTGtcatacagaaattttaaatgtattatattgtttctttatgagttttctttttgtgcttcacttaaaaaattttcccTACTTGATGATATAAAAGCATTctaattatttctcaaatatttttctggttttgcttTGATTGTATCTTCCAATCGTCTAGAATATAATTTTCTGTGCCTTGtgaggtgtctttttttttttccgtccAGAGGGAGCTTCAAAGTCTTAATATCAGTTACTGAAAAGTTCGTTATTTCACATCAATTTGAAATTTCAACTTAAATAGAGGATAAATTCCagtatatttatgtgtttatttattgacttttttcaaGTTCAGCAATCTGGCTTCACCAAAAACTCTTTAATTGTCATAGTTTTATAATATACTTCAATTCTACATACCAGAGATTTAAAAATCACTCAAAGTATAATACTGAAATTGCATCCCAAAATTGACCTGAAAAAGAATGCTTCATCTTTTAAGTATTCATCTTGTTATTCATGGCAAGTGAGAGACTTTGGAACTCAGCAAAACTGTAATTAATTGATGatttgtgctattattgttacTGTATGTCGGCTCTACTGAACTGTACTCTAGCTATGGGTAGAGATTGTATGTATTGAGATTGTATGTATTTTGTACACTGCTGTAACCTTAGCACCTATTATAGTGATTACATcataataaaaaatcaatatatatttattgaataaatgagtgagtttcaaaataaatcaataatttcAAAAGGTTGAGTGTTTCAGGTATATTAACTTCTCTCTCTACGTGATCAAACCCACAGAAGCAATGGGACACGAGAATATCACAGAATTTATCCTCCTAGGACTTTTTAGTGATGAGGCTGCAAAGGTTGCCTGCTTTGTCCTGTTCTCTCTTTGCTATATCACAATTCTCTCAGGAAACCTGCTCATTCTTCTCACCATCAGGGTCAGCCGCCTCAGTGAGCAGcctatgtactttttcctcagctACTTGTCCCTCATGGATGTCTGCTTCACCTCCACAGTGGCCCCCAAACTGATCACAGACTTACTGGCCCAGCAGAACGCCATCTCCTACAACGGTTGCATGTCCCAGATGTTTTACGCCCACTTCTTTGGCGCCACAGAGATCTTCATCTTGGtggccatggcctatgaccgctatgcaGCCATCTGCAGACCCCTTCACTATATGGTCATCATGAGCAGACAAGTGTGCTATGTCCTTGTGATGGCGTCTATTATCGGagcatttatccattcattcatgcaaGTATTGATTATTATTGAGCTtcccttctgtggccccaatcAGATAGACCACTACTTCTGTGATGTATTCCCCTTGCTGAAGCTGGCCTGTATGGACACCAGCTTGTTAGTCATTGCAATCATTTCCACTACAGGGGTATTGTCCATTTTGACCTTTGTTACCTTGGTCATTTCTTACATCATCATCCTGTCCACCCTGAGGACCCATTCCTCCGAGGGCCGCTGCAAAGCCCtctccacctgtggctcccacATCACTGTCGTGTTCATGTTCTTCTTGCCCCTCATCTTCACCTATGCCCCCACAGCTTATTCTGTCAGTAATGACAAGATTTTTGCCCTATTTTACACCATGATTGCCCCCATGTTCAACCCTCTTATCTACACACTGAGAAATGAAGACATGAAGAATGCTATGAGGAGAGTGTGGTGCAGAGAGAAACTGTTTGAAGGGAAATGAAGCCTCTGGTGTTCAAGCCCTTTGGCAAATGCTGTTCTATCCACAGAATCATTAATGTCGTCAAATACAGCAGGTACAGCGGAGTGGTGTGTAGTCACCAAAAGTTGGAAGCCTTAAAGAGAGAAGGCCCCTCAACcactttttctgttacttttctgAGACTGTAGAGAAGGGGAGTGGATCAGATTATCTCCAGGTTTTTTCCAGTTCTGACAGTCTGGAATTTATGTCTGACATTTTGGATCCTTCTGTTTTTTGTGATCTCTGACACAGTGGGCATTATAGCACTTTTATCATGGCAAATTGTAAAGACCGTGTGGTTGGCAGTTGTGCCCTGCTTAAGAAATGGATACATTGACTGAGACACCTCTCACCGAAAGAGGTCCTAAGCACTTTCATATGTTTGAGTTTTccactgcaataaaaaaaatgacaaaaattttcCAAGggttgtatattttaattctttacatTAACCAATCATGCTTCTAATGTTATGCAATGCAATGTGATTATGCTATTCATACTATACTAATGGAAGTTATTGTCATTAATTCTTAGTGCCCTGTGTTACGGTGTATTACAGTACAGTCTGCCCTCTATATTTGTAGGATCTCAtctgtggattcaaccaaccacggATCCAAAGGCCTaagatggttgcatctgtactgaacatgtacagacttcttttcttgtcattatttcctGAATAATACAGTATAATAACTActtacataatatttattttgtgtcaggtgttataagtaatctagagatgatgtaaagtatacaggaggatgtgcataCGTTATATCCAAAtaactacaccattttatatgaGGGACTTCAGCATTCTTGGAATTTGGGATCGTGGTGTCCTGGAACAAATCCACCATGCTTACTGAGAGACAACTGTAACTAGAAATTTCAAATTGGATGATGAGTATCTTTTTTTAATACTGTAAGTGTAGTTCATGActgtatttattatctcatttaaaaagcCTTCATTAGTATACAACTTAACACTCTATGTAAATGTGCAATGCAGAAAATCTTCCATCCTGTGAAAGGCCCTGAGCTTAAGAAGGCACATAGCTGAATAAAAGGATGCTCCTGGGGTGCATTTTGTTAACCCTCACTGCTCCTTATACTAAGTAGcatattttgatgttttgttcTACCATTCAAACTATGCAAATCTGTCTCATTTCTACTCAGGCAGGCCCTCAATActagggagaaataaagaatattagaCTAAGAAGCAGTTAAAACCAACTGAAAACTGGGGCATAAGCCAAGATCATCTTGGGTACATGGAGATGTTTCCTTAATTTATAGAAGAATCTTCAAGCTTTTGGGATTGGAAGGGACTCTGATGTCATCTAGGGTTCTCCACTAGCACAACATACACCTGAGGAACTGAGGCCTACAGGGTAGGTGAATACACCAACTATTCAAATATGAGACGCATTCCTATTGTTTTTTGCTGCTCCATCCTCTTCACTGTAGTCCCCACTAAGAAATTGTACTGTATATCCTTAAAGGATTACTGTCCCTTGTTCAAGAGGAATTCAGGTTTTAAAGTGAGGCGTGCATTTGCAGAAATTAACTGTAGGTTGAAGATTTCAGCAAtagtttttttcttccaaaaagacCCTGACATGTTTACTGCCTGAAAAATGAGATAACTTAGAACATAAcggggaaagaaaaataataaaatgtattgaaAAGGACGTAAGAAAGACAATAGTAGATCAAGTCAGGGTTTATATTTCATGTTGACCTCTTCTTGGCAATTACCTCCTGGTGGGGTTATGCAACTCAGAAAGTTGAGGGAGAACGGAAAAGTCTATAGCTGCATGAGGAGGTGTTTAATTCTGgtgtttatttatttccttaattttttgaggaagattagccctaagctaacatccacgaccaatcctcctctttttgctgaggaagattggcccttagctaacatccgtgaccatcttcctctactttatacctgggatgcctgccactgtgtggcttgataagctatgtgtaggtccatgcccaggagccgaACTCAcaatccctgggccaccaaagtggagcacacagacttaagCACTATGCCCCCATGCAGGCCCCTTGGTGTTTATGTTTAATAAGGCTGTTATTGATGCATATGTAGGCTACATTCTCCAGGAATGAATTAAATTTGCTTATTGTGACAAATTCACTGTTTGGTTTCTCCCAAAAGAAGAGAGATCTTTCAGATATCTGTATGAATATGGctcatatttatcttttgttaactcatttcttataatttattaaCAAAAGAGGGGTGAACATGGATCTACTCAAGTGTGGTTAGTATTATGTCTTTCTCCTCCTATGAGTTatcaatgaatgaaatcatgGAAGACTGGTTGCAAAATTAGGTATTTAGAATGAGTCTTTTATGTATATAACCAAGATTAACTTCTATCCCTCATGTCCATTTTCTCTATCTTGGCCTTTTATACAGCTCTTTTCAGAGTACCTTACACTAAATATATTGGAGGTTTTATTAATTCAAGAATATGCCTCAGAATAACCACTTCTACAGTTTGTCCATGTAATTCTTGGATCAGCCAGCTCAATAATGTCATGTAACAAGCCATCCCAAAATTCGTGGCTTACACATTAAGCATTTAATTCTCACTTATGTGTCTTTGGGTAAGCTGGGGGACCGCTGAACTAGGTTGAGGTTGATGGGGTTTAATTCCAGACTTCAAAGTAGGttcagatatattttatatagttcttatttttttatgcatAAAATAGAAGGGTTACCTTAGCCTTTGCTgaagttaaaatttaattttctgtacATGTGATGTTTGACGGTGCCATTGACCATTACTGAAGTTCAGCCTTGTATGTCTCTCTCTACCCTGTGGCACGCTTAACTTGTAGATTATTCATGCAAAAAATGTATACTAAAGACTATTGTGAAGATTTGAATAAAGTTATGAAGTTGCATTAtacctcaaaacaaaacaaaactggtcACCATGAAAGAACTGGACACATCACAACACTGTTAAAATGAGGCATTCCCACTCAGTCACTATAAAAAGCAGTGAAATTCTGTAGGCTCTGACAtgtggtaaatattttaatatccttgatatttttaaatgagaaatggaTAACATGCTGAGGGACATAAAACTCTCTTTACATATTCAATGAGAAGTACAtggaaatatgtttaaaatattttatgctacTCCAGGGACAGAAGTATAATCACTGTTTAGAGATACAAAGTGACATACTTTTATTGTTCTCCACTATAAAATAAACTAATTTATTCATCTGGGAAATGAGAAAggttgtcatttatttttatcagtgaAGGTTATAATCAAAGTCACACCAGCTATCATACAGCAGCAAGGTTATAAAAGTATAAAGCTGGTAGACAATGTTGTGATCATACACaaatgaaatataatgatgttgtTGACCAGACTCATCCCCATTGAAACTAGGAAGAGTCTGAGTTCTCATGATTCTTGGCCATTTCTTTCCAAGGAATGAAGAGGAAACTCTCTAAGCTCCTCTGATTGGGATTGACTCTGAGGAAATTTGTGAACAG
This sequence is a window from Equus caballus isolate H_3958 breed thoroughbred chromosome 12, TB-T2T, whole genome shotgun sequence. Protein-coding genes within it:
- the OR4P60 gene encoding olfactory receptor family 4 subfamily P member 60 (The RefSeq protein has 1 substitution compared to this genomic sequence), which translates into the protein MGHENITEFILLGLFSDEAAKVACFVLFSLCYITILSGNLLILLTIRVSRLSEQPMYFFLSYLSLMDVCFTSTVAPKLITDLLAQQNAISYNGCMSQMFYAHFFGATEIFILVAMAYDRYAAICRPLHYMVIMSRQVCYVLVMASIIGAFIHSFMQVLIIIELPFCGPNQIDHYFCDVFPLLKLACMDTSLLVIAIISTTGVLSILTFVTLVISYIIILSTLRTHSSEGRCKALSTCGSHITVVFMFFLPLIFTYAPTAYSVSNDKISALFYTMIAPMFNPLIYTLRNEDMKNAMRRVWCREKLFEGK